The Podospora pseudopauciseta strain CBS 411.78 chromosome 2 map unlocalized CBS411.78m_2, whole genome shotgun sequence genome has a window encoding:
- a CDS encoding uncharacterized protein (COG:A; EggNog:ENOG503P0B7), producing the protein MSWDNGNDNWGNPTPTATSGGDDWGKGSASNNNDGNGFGDDSFRGAATSGNGGFGDAAPFGGDGEHRGETSHNKADCPNPRKPLGACRRCGDEGHYSKDCPTAGPMTCNACGSTEHLRNECPDAGPMLCKNCGEEGHTISACENARKVDRSEIPDKTTEEAWELIKTAVAERDIDDLKAAVQIYVKSQPDCTYQQLESAFRGHDLGIWLIALERPTVSTLTNMDLQGNLGKKYTVSYRFSPNPARPREREGWPETEEERMERLADAGKLVARGLPKCRNCDQLGHISKHCKEDKRENERIQVKCYNCDEIGHRVRDCPTPRVDKFACKNCGQPGHPVAECPEPRSAEGVECRKCNETGHFSKDCPSAGPRGCRNCGQEGHMSKECTEPKNMDNVQCRNCDEMGHFSKECPRPRDWSRVECQNCHQKGHTKVRCPNPLVSDENSGGFGGGDGGFGGGDGGFDNAAPSADDGGW; encoded by the exons ATGTCTTGGGACAACGGGAATGATAACTGGGGCAACCCcactcccaccgccaccagcgGCGGTGACGATTGGGGCAAAGGTTCTGCTTCCAACAACAATGACGGCAATGGCTTTGGCGATGACAGCTTCCGCGGTGCTGCCACCTCTGGAAACGGCGGTTTTGGCGATGCTGCCCCCTttggcggcgacggcgagcACCGCGGCGAGACCAG TCACAACAAGGCTGATTGCCCCAACCCGCGCAAGCCTCTTGGTGCTTGCCGCCGCTGCGGTGACGAAGGTCACTACAGCAAGGATTGTCCCACTGCTGGTCCCATGACCTGCAATGCATGCGGTTCAACGGAACACCTTCGCAATGAGTGTCCCGATGCCGGGCCAATGCTTTGCAAGAACTGTGGCGAAGAGG GCCACACCATCTCTGCTTGCGAGAATGCTCGCAAGGTGGACCGCAGCGAAATCCCCGACAAGACTACTGAGGAAGCTTGGGAGTTGATCAAGACTGCTGTCGCCGAGCGCGACATTGACGACCTCAAGGCTGCAGTTCAGATTTACGTGAAGTCACAGCCTGACTGCACTTATCAGCAGCTCGAGTCGGCCTTCCGTGGTCATGACCTCGGGATATGGCTCATCGCCCTTGAGAGACCCACTGTCTCTACCCTGACCAATATGGATCTGCAGGGAAATCTTGGGAAGAAATACACGGTGTCGTACCGtttctcccccaaccccgctCGCCCCCGCGAACGTGAGGGTTGGCCCGAGACTGAAGAGGAGCGCATGGAGCGCTTGGCTGACGCTGGCAAGCTCGTTGCTCGTGGTTTGCCCAAGTGTCGCAACTGCGACCAGCTTGGTCATATCTCTAAACACTGCAAGGAGGACAAGCGTGAAAACGAGCGAATCCAGGTCAAGTGCTACAACTGTGACGAGATCGGCCATCGTGTCCGCGACT GCCCGACTCCTCGCGTGGACAAGTTCGCCTGCAAGAACTGTGGACAGCCTGGCCATCCCGTGGCTGAATGCCCCGAGCCCCGCTCCGCCGAGGGTGTCGAATGCCGCAAGTGCAACGAGA CTGGCCACTTTTCGAAGGACTGCCCGTCTGCCGGTCCTCGTGGCTGCCGGAATTGTGGCCAAGAGGGCCACATGTCCAAGGAATGCACAGAACCCAAGAACATGGATAATGTGCAGTGCCGCAACTGCGATGAGATGGGTCACTTCTCAAAGGAGTGCCCAAGGCCTCGTGACT GGTCTCGTGTCGAGTGCCAAAACTGCCACCAGAAGGGTCACACCAAGGTTCGCTGTCCGAACCCCTTGGTCTCGGATGAGAACAGCGgcggttttggtggtggtgacggtggttttggcggtggtgatggtggcttCGACAACGCTGCCCCTTCTGCCGACGACGGCGGCTGGTAA
- a CDS encoding uncharacterized protein (EggNog:ENOG503P33C; COG:Q), with protein MPVMKQEYSLWDILTSLLFPQKFILLSLTFLPRTILSQPSLLLPWNLPLLKSLWFTRFWSFVGPQVRENSSALVIPLLSGHISRGITHPSPIHPPLSGTVLEIGPGSGMWLPTLSQIPSITKIYGVEPNEGNAASLRQTVKTAGLEGRYNVIPVGIEDLEAVAHIEKGSVDSVMTVMCLCSIPEPQKNIKMLYEYLKPDGKWYVYEHVKTFDGELPGQGESWEPKQPKWLGWYQSFMNIFWPHFVGGCEMCRDTSKYLLQDAGPWQEVDLAQPANSPWFQTMPHIIGVLTK; from the exons atgcccGTCATGAAGCAAGAATACTCCCTCTGGGacatcctcacctccctcctcttcccccaaaAGTTCATCCTCCTTtccctcaccttcctcccccgaaccatcctctcccaaccttccctcctcctcccctggaacctccccctcctcaaatcccTCTGGTTCACCCGCTTCTGGTCCTTCGTCGGCCCCCAAGTCAGAGAaaactcctccgccctcgtcATCCCCCTTTTATCAGGACACATCTCCAGGGGCAtcacccacccatccccaATCCACCCCCCCCTATCCGGCACAGTCCTCGAGATAGGCCCCGGTTCGGGAATGTGgctccccaccctctcccaaatcccctccatcaccaagatcTACGGCGTCGAGCCGAACGAGGGAAACGCCGCTTCCCTGCGCCAGACGGTCAAAACTGCCGGGTTGGAAGGGAGATACAATGTCATCCCCGTCGGGATCGAGGACCTCGAGGCGGTGGCGCATATCGAAAAGGGGAGCGTGGACAGCGTCATGACCGTCATGTGCCTCTGCTCGATCCCTGAACCGCAAAAGAACATCAAGATGCTGTACGAGTACCTCAAGCCAGACGGGAAGTGGTACGTGTACGAGCACGTCAAGACTTTTGACGGGGAGCTGCCGGGGCAAGGGGAGTCCTGGGAACCCAAGCAGCCAAAGTGGCTGGGGTGGTATCAGT CCTTTATGAACATTTTCTGGCCTCACTTCGTGGGTGGCTGTGAAATGTGCAGAGATACATCCAAGTACCTCCTCCAAGACGCGGGCCCGTGGCAAGAAGTCGATCTGGCCCAACCGGCCAACTCGCCTTGGTTCCAGACCATGCCACACATCATTGGTGTCTTGACAAAGTAG
- the SCJ1 gene encoding DnaJ-related protein scj1 (COG:O; EggNog:ENOG503NU15) produces the protein MRFGKGLLLGLLAFAQVVMGEDYYKVLGVGKDATEKQIKSAYRQLSKKYHPDKNPGDDTAHEKFVLVSEAYEALSDQESRSMYDQLGYDAYKQRKQNGGQGGGHDPFDLFSRFFGGSGHFGNRPGERRGPNLELKVGIALRDFYNGKTTEFQWDKQQICDECEGTGAADKVVHKCHACNGQGVRLVRHQIAPGMVTQVQMQCDHCGGRGKSIKHKCKACGGERVVRKPTPVSVTIQRGMANGVRIAYENEADESPDWVAGDLQVTLVEKEPSLEEDNPDHVDGVFFRRKGNDLYWKEVLSVREAWMGDWTRNLTHLDGHIVRLGRKRGEIIQPGHVETVPGEGMPIWDEDGDSVYHKTQFGNLYVEYTVILPDQMESGMEKELWALFQKYRQKNGVDLHKDSGRPEKVVLHEDREQEREHEEL, from the exons ATGAGGTTCGGCAAGGGGCTCCTTTTGGGGCTGCTTGCCTTTGCGCAAGTTGTCATGGGCGAGGATTACTACAAG GTCCTCGGTGTCGGCAAGGACGCAACGGAGAAACAGATCAAGTCTGCCTACAGGCAACTAAGCAAGAAATACCACCCAGACAAGAACCC GGGTGACGACACGGCCCACGAGAAGTTCGTTCTCGTCTCCGAAGCCTACGAGGCGCTCTCCGACCAAGAGTCACGCTCCATGTACGACCAACTCGGCTACGACGCCTACAAGCAGCGCAAGCAAAACGGCGGGCAGGGCGGCGGTCACGACCCCTTCGACCTCTTCTCCCGCTTCTTCGGCGGCAGCGGCCACTTTGGCAACCGACCTGGGGAGCGCCGCGGCCCCAACCTAGAGCTCAAGGTCGGCATCGCCCTGCGAGACTTTTACAATGGGAAAACGACAGAGTTCCAGTGGGACAAGCAGCAAATCTGCGACGAGTGCGAGGGGACCGGTGCGGCGGATAAGGTGGTGCATAAATGTCATGCCTGCAACGGGCAGGGTGTCAGATTGGTGAGGCACCAGATCGCGCCCGGGATGGTCACCCAGGTGCAGATGCAGTGCGATCACTGCGGTGGGAGGGGCAAGTCCATCAAGCACAAGTGCAAGGCTTGCGGTGGCGAGCGGGTTGTTCGCAAGCCTACTCCTGTGTCGGTTACTATTCAGCGGGGCATGGCTAATGGGGTGCGGATCGCGTATGAGAACGAGGCCGACGAGAGCCCGGATTGGGTGGCTGGTGATTTGCAGGTTACTCTTGTTGAGAAGGAGCCCAGTCTGGAGGAGGACAACCCGGACCATGTGGATGGTGTGTTCTTTAGGCGCAAGGGCAATGATCTCTACTGGAAGGAGGTGCTGTCTGTCCGGGAGGCCTGGATGGGCGACTGGACCAGAAATCTCACACACCTGGACGGGCATATCGTACGGTTAGGGCGCAAAAGAGGGGAGATCATTCAGCCCGGCCACGTCGAGACGGTGCCAGGGGAGGGTATGCCCATCTGGGACGAGGACGGGGACAGCGTCTACCACAAGACCCAGTTTGGCAACCTCTACGTCGAGTACACGGTTATCTTGCCAGACCAGATGGAGAGCgggatggagaaggagctgtGGGCGCTGTTCCAAAAGTACAGGCAAAAGAACGGAGTGGATCTGCACAAGGATAGCGGCAGGCCAGAAAAGGTTGTTTTGCATGAGGACAGGGAGCAGGAGCGGGAGCATGAGGAGTTATGA